The Archaeoglobaceae archaeon genomic sequence CTGAAAGAGGCAATGGTTCCAGCAACTAAGTGATCCCATGCCAGAAACACCGCTATATCTTGAACAGATCATATCTGCACCACTAACAGCGATCATTCAAGCCCAGAAGGAGTCTGCCATCGCTACCCTTCAATTTTTACTCTCTCAGATGGAGGAAAGGGAGGAGGCAGGCAAAAGAAAAAAGGTTCCTGTAACGCTTGAGTTTAGCTACACGCAAACAGTTCAGAATCCTGATACAGGACAAATTGAGGCTATTCCACTGAAGATGAGCATACCTGTAGTCACTCTTGTGCCAATTCCATTCATAAGCATCGAAGAAGCAGAACTTGATTTCAAGGCAAAA encodes the following:
- a CDS encoding DUF2589 domain-containing protein, whose translation is MPETPLYLEQIISAPLTAIIQAQKESAIATLQFLLSQMEEREEAGKRKKVPVTLEFSYTQTVQNPDTGQIEAIPLKMSIPVVTLVPIPFISIEEAELDFKAKIVATKFKEEKEIKLPALFKEKLPLPTLYAVYGSKANSDLTGELNIKIKAKRIDVPEGMAKMLTALSNSIPVTKDEGK